From Bacteroidales bacterium, the proteins below share one genomic window:
- a CDS encoding isochorismatase family protein, with protein sequence MSILFLIIDMQNDFCRPTGTLYVPGAEKDVERLSRFIAENKEYISEIILTQDNHQVMDIAHPCFWKNVQGKHPQPFTSVSLQDVTEGKWIPIQSKEEATIYLQKLEEAGEYTHTIWPEHCIWGSEGAAIDPVLMNEIINWAREGKTFDLISKGTNPLTEHFGAFRANIPIDDEPETQFNTRLLQQLESADRIWVAGEAKSHCVANTLKQLLDYPNVLQKTEILEDCMSNVAGCDQLAVPIFDQAKKLGMKFTTTNQIRFKTIKK encoded by the coding sequence ATGAGCATATTATTTTTGATCATCGACATGCAGAACGACTTTTGTCGCCCCACAGGCACCCTTTATGTGCCCGGTGCGGAAAAGGATGTGGAACGTCTGAGCCGGTTCATTGCTGAGAACAAAGAATATATCAGCGAAATAATTCTGACGCAGGACAACCATCAGGTAATGGATATTGCTCATCCTTGTTTCTGGAAAAACGTACAGGGCAAACATCCTCAGCCTTTTACTTCCGTCTCTTTGCAGGATGTAACGGAAGGAAAATGGATACCCATACAGAGTAAAGAAGAAGCAACCATTTATCTGCAAAAGCTGGAAGAGGCAGGCGAATATACCCATACCATATGGCCTGAGCATTGTATCTGGGGGAGTGAGGGAGCAGCCATCGATCCTGTATTGATGAACGAAATCATCAATTGGGCAAGGGAAGGTAAGACTTTCGACCTGATAAGTAAGGGAACAAATCCCCTCACCGAACATTTCGGAGCATTCAGGGCCAATATCCCAATAGATGACGAGCCAGAGACACAGTTCAATACCAGATTATTGCAGCAATTGGAGTCTGCCGACAGGATATGGGTGGCGGGCGAGGCTAAAAGCCATTGCGTGGCAAACACCTTGAAACAGCTTCTCGATTATCCTAACGTTCTGCAAAAGACAGAAATTCTCGAAGACTGTATGAGCAATGTAGCGGGATGCGACCAGTTGGCCGTACCGATTTTCGATCAGGCAAAAAAGCTGGGAATGAAATTCACAACCACCAATCAAATCCGTTTTAAAACAATTAAAAAGTGA
- a CDS encoding methyltransferase domain-containing protein, translating into MMEDIYISQDRGNEKEYQQYLDAMDAVSIEKVASASVFFEPLEGNVLVDVGMASGTSSAILAQLFPKLSIIGVDINPKMVDMAQDKYRLPNLSFRVDDGEKLAGFENNSVNGFFNCSSIHHITSFNGYDSNRAYSTIACQTKLLKERGIIVIRDFVKPGNREVMLELSTADKSDRPNDCELLLNFAQAARSLAVAGERGFPVKELSQKSKDRRRFRLFYADAVEFVRRKDYYENWDVELQEEYGYFTQQEFEDCFRNNGLRIILSSPIYNPWIIANRYRGQFCLYDLNGEMLGFPPTNYLIAGEKTEKGGKKIFPVRYLPESDKPFLKFSAYLNTQNHQVYDLVERPNEVVDLIPYYRNGDKIEILAKHAYPRPLVNAETDSAIIDGKYYGGYLTEGITASKTGDIATILHERTGIGTEDCLSTDISLNYYTSPGGINEKVSSYLVQLSHSPDDSVMFANKYPGLNEWSVIRKYDAEQLLKTAQTGTLAEARLELNIYHLFRKKQILLPKWMGEKIEIGKDNIPEITRFDELIGRQAKCFEPAINTSSFLTTQRVLFAESGPESGKNVLEYVYPSSVSSNTLITLPVCNYSDKVYIGLELRDLPVPQILSGNSTIITVPARRLLKEITNFQMLEEYILQMDLFGSKVTRFSKLGEKYFPSVGVTPEQVYPYMVQTDIPAKDLAWVELDTLINHAEQLHDGHLLISLFRLWHALHG; encoded by the coding sequence ATGATGGAGGATATATATATATCGCAGGACAGGGGGAATGAAAAGGAATACCAGCAATATCTCGATGCGATGGATGCCGTATCGATTGAGAAAGTGGCATCGGCCAGCGTGTTTTTTGAGCCACTGGAAGGAAATGTCCTGGTAGATGTAGGTATGGCATCGGGCACAAGTTCGGCGATTCTGGCACAGCTTTTCCCTAAATTGTCCATCATTGGGGTGGATATCAATCCGAAGATGGTGGATATGGCTCAGGACAAATATCGGCTTCCCAACCTTTCGTTCAGGGTAGACGACGGTGAAAAACTGGCGGGTTTTGAAAATAACTCGGTAAACGGATTTTTCAATTGCTCATCCATCCATCATATCACATCTTTCAACGGGTACGACAGCAACCGTGCCTATAGTACCATAGCCTGCCAGACAAAGCTTCTGAAAGAGCGGGGTATCATTGTGATTCGTGATTTCGTGAAGCCTGGTAACCGGGAAGTGATGCTTGAACTTTCGACCGCTGACAAATCCGATCGTCCAAACGATTGCGAGTTATTGCTCAATTTTGCACAGGCAGCCCGTTCGCTTGCTGTTGCCGGAGAACGCGGATTTCCCGTTAAGGAACTGTCTCAAAAGAGCAAAGATCGACGCCGTTTCAGACTATTCTATGCCGATGCTGTCGAGTTTGTCCGTCGCAAGGATTATTATGAGAATTGGGATGTGGAATTACAGGAAGAATACGGATATTTTACGCAACAGGAGTTCGAGGATTGTTTCCGTAACAACGGACTGCGTATTATTCTCTCATCGCCGATTTATAACCCGTGGATCATTGCCAACCGTTACCGCGGACAATTTTGTCTTTACGATCTCAATGGGGAAATGCTGGGCTTCCCTCCTACCAATTACCTGATAGCGGGTGAAAAGACGGAAAAGGGCGGAAAAAAGATCTTTCCCGTAAGGTATTTACCCGAATCGGATAAACCGTTCTTGAAGTTTTCCGCATACCTTAACACACAGAACCATCAGGTCTACGATCTGGTGGAACGTCCCAACGAGGTGGTCGATCTGATCCCTTATTACCGAAACGGCGATAAAATAGAGATATTGGCCAAACATGCCTACCCACGGCCGCTGGTAAATGCGGAAACGGACAGCGCTATCATCGACGGGAAGTATTACGGAGGCTACCTGACGGAAGGAATTACAGCATCCAAAACAGGTGATATAGCCACCATCCTGCATGAACGAACAGGTATCGGTACTGAGGATTGCCTTTCGACGGATATTTCGCTGAACTACTATACCTCGCCGGGAGGAATCAACGAGAAAGTATCGTCATATCTGGTACAACTCAGTCATTCACCTGATGATTCGGTGATGTTTGCCAATAAATATCCGGGGCTGAACGAATGGTCCGTCATCCGTAAATATGATGCGGAACAGCTTTTGAAAACCGCTCAGACAGGGACATTGGCCGAAGCACGCCTGGAACTGAATATTTATCACTTATTTCGTAAAAAACAGATCCTTTTACCTAAATGGATGGGTGAAAAAATAGAAATCGGAAAAGATAATATTCCCGAAATTACCCGATTTGATGAACTGATCGGAAGGCAAGCAAAATGCTTTGAGCCTGCCATAAATACATCTTCGTTTCTTACGACACAGAGGGTATTATTTGCCGAATCCGGACCTGAATCGGGAAAAAACGTCCTGGAATATGTCTATCCATCGTCGGTAAGTTCCAACACACTGATTACGCTGCCTGTCTGCAATTATTCGGACAAAGTTTATATCGGCCTTGAATTACGTGACCTGCCCGTACCGCAGATATTATCGGGCAATAGTACCATTATTACAGTTCCTGCAAGGCGGTTGCTGAAGGAAATCACAAACTTTCAAATGCTTGAGGAGTACATACTACAAATGGATTTATTCGGATCAAAAGTTACTCGTTTCTCCAAACTCGGCGAAAAATATTTTCCAAGCGTCGGTGTAACACCCGAACAGGTATATCCCTATATGGTGCAAACGGATATTCCTGCAAAAGATCTGGCATGGGTGGAACTGGACACATTGATCAATCATGCGGAACAACTTCATGACGGGCATCTGCTGATCAGTCTTTTCAGATTGTGGCATGCACTACATGGCTGA
- the pncB gene encoding nicotinate phosphoribosyltransferase, with protein sequence MIIQDFIDNDLYKFTTMNAIQKKFPDAEVVYRFVNRGKTQFPDGFAAALRKEVEAMQTLSLSKEAETYMRKKCYYFDPVFFDLLKGYRFNPDEVTVTQNGGELDVEIRGLWYRTVLWEVPLMAIISELYFQMMGQVAQQTEERVIAKAKLFRENTVELSEFGTRRRYSFDVQDKVVSALMENMGRYFNGTSNVYLAMKHHTVPMGTHPHEWFMYHGAHYGYRIANMQAMENWIDVYGGYLGIALTDTYTTDNFFNSFSTKHAKLFDGLRWDSGDPFDFTEKAIRHYTKHRIDPKSKTIVYSDGLDTDSLLQIKAFVKGRIHDVYGVGTYLTNDVGVKPLNMVIKLFEVKPAGNHCYVPAVKLSDVQGKYTGDPNEIELCKKLLRLD encoded by the coding sequence ATGATTATACAAGATTTTATAGATAATGACCTGTACAAATTCACCACGATGAACGCCATACAGAAAAAATTTCCCGATGCGGAAGTAGTTTATAGGTTTGTCAACAGGGGAAAGACGCAATTTCCGGATGGTTTTGCGGCGGCGCTCAGGAAAGAAGTAGAAGCGATGCAGACACTCAGTCTGAGCAAAGAGGCCGAAACCTACATGCGGAAGAAATGTTATTATTTCGATCCGGTATTTTTCGACCTGCTGAAAGGTTATCGTTTCAATCCCGATGAAGTTACCGTTACACAAAACGGAGGCGAACTGGATGTCGAGATACGCGGATTGTGGTATCGCACCGTACTGTGGGAAGTACCGCTAATGGCCATCATTTCGGAACTTTATTTCCAGATGATGGGACAAGTAGCGCAACAAACAGAGGAAAGAGTTATTGCCAAAGCGAAACTATTCAGGGAAAATACTGTAGAACTTTCCGAATTCGGTACCCGTAGGCGGTATTCATTCGATGTACAGGACAAGGTGGTATCTGCACTGATGGAGAATATGGGACGTTATTTCAACGGTACCAGTAATGTTTATCTGGCGATGAAACACCATACTGTCCCTATGGGTACACATCCACATGAGTGGTTTATGTATCATGGAGCGCATTATGGATACCGAATTGCAAATATGCAGGCTATGGAAAACTGGATCGACGTATACGGCGGATATCTGGGTATTGCCCTGACGGATACCTATACAACCGATAATTTCTTTAATAGCTTCTCGACAAAGCATGCAAAGCTTTTCGACGGATTGAGATGGGACAGCGGCGATCCGTTTGATTTTACCGAAAAAGCGATAAGGCATTATACGAAACACCGTATCGATCCGAAATCTAAAACTATTGTATACAGCGACGGTCTCGATACGGATAGCCTCTTACAGATAAAGGCTTTTGTGAAAGGGCGTATCCATGATGTTTACGGTGTAGGTACTTACCTTACCAACGATGTAGGCGTGAAGCCACTGAATATGGTCATTAAGTTATTTGAAGTGAAACCGGCAGGAAATCACTGCTATGTACCTGCCGTAAAATTATCCGACGTACAGGGGAAATATACCGGTGATCCTAATGAGATTGAATTGTGCAAGAAGTTATTGAGGTTGGACTGA
- a CDS encoding IPT/TIG domain-containing protein: MMKAKSNILIILFILFYFLSCKKDDKISDISPLVDTVVVTNITNEGAEFNCSLLTDPADIIDHGFVFGTSENPIISNSESISLGKPSEISFSAKADYTMIFDKIYYVSSYAKTREFTYYSEAVSFKSLGSLAPEIISVTPVSGISGDTLTIYGKNFSDLKSIVLFNDQKAKIIASSKTLIKVLVPSSKGNESATIFVNANEQKISYNDFKYKRPEILDFYPTSGTFLDTVYLKEKNYSSPALKPTIFFNQEEAKILSLKDSVYAVLVPSSKGIKSAIIRYVYDHFTTDSDQHFSYNLPFIREISPQKGINGDLIKIRGTNFGHSSLNSNITVKFDRKKAFVVQLSDSLITVFAPVAETGIENATISVETDFMNINAPYMFIYQKPIVSSLSRQSACGGDTITIEGKYMLSTNTLSVMFGSYKVEKYHFISDTLLKVIVPFSTGIDKVDILVQNNGLIGKSNNQFKYQTPVISTFSPKEGLRDDEIIIEGSGFGHVPENISIYIDQTKVTISEFSPTRIKAIIPKFNQNKLADVKIKRDGLTIIASEKFRYIAPKIDGIYPTSGKAGDIITITGNYFSSTANKLKVTCSNYNLNIISCSINEIKVTIPNTIPRIDAPILVSVDGNGSYSDSNFKLITPWARKAGLPVSSCSFQASYSIDNQGYIRTNNSLLKYNPQYNSWSEAEKYNYVNRSQPTFFQIADKLYYGGGGNFTDFHRSTGTPVNWLKINDLPDIHSSGTFTFVIDNKAYNCGGNVDRSYTNTVRMYDPHTDQWIRKTGFPFHARSNAIAFSHNGKGYVGCGSFGLDRFNDFYEYDPVSDNWTEKRQYPGDPTRGAISFVINGRIFAGLGLSAANSGTLPVRDIWEYHPESDTWTHFTKIPNSGGEGFFVFVINNKAYIGGVYYSTAYKELYEFDPSI, from the coding sequence ATGATGAAGGCAAAATCAAATATTCTTATCATTTTATTTATATTATTTTATTTTCTTTCGTGTAAAAAAGATGATAAAATATCTGATATCTCCCCATTGGTTGACACCGTAGTAGTTACAAATATTACTAATGAAGGGGCTGAATTCAATTGTTCATTGTTAACTGATCCTGCTGATATAATTGATCACGGCTTTGTTTTTGGAACTTCTGAAAATCCAATTATCTCAAATTCGGAAAGTATATCTTTGGGGAAACCATCAGAAATATCTTTTTCTGCAAAAGCAGATTATACAATGATATTTGATAAAATTTATTATGTTAGTTCGTATGCAAAGACAAGAGAATTCACCTATTATTCCGAAGCCGTATCATTCAAAAGTTTAGGAAGTTTAGCGCCTGAAATAATATCTGTTACTCCTGTTTCAGGTATATCTGGAGATACCTTAACCATATACGGCAAGAATTTCAGCGACTTAAAAAGCATCGTACTGTTCAACGATCAAAAAGCAAAAATAATCGCTTCTTCAAAAACTTTGATTAAAGTCCTTGTTCCATCATCTAAAGGAAATGAATCGGCAACTATTTTTGTTAATGCTAATGAACAAAAAATTTCATATAATGATTTTAAATATAAAAGACCTGAAATTCTTGACTTTTATCCAACATCAGGTACATTTTTGGACACTGTTTATTTAAAAGAAAAAAATTATTCAAGTCCGGCATTAAAGCCGACGATCTTTTTTAATCAAGAAGAGGCTAAAATTCTTTCTCTAAAAGATTCAGTATATGCCGTGCTGGTACCATCATCAAAAGGTATAAAAAGTGCGATAATCCGGTACGTATATGATCATTTTACAACCGACTCTGATCAACACTTCTCTTATAATTTACCGTTTATCCGGGAAATAAGTCCACAAAAAGGAATCAATGGAGATCTTATAAAAATCAGGGGAACAAATTTCGGACATTCATCTTTGAATTCAAATATAACAGTAAAATTTGATAGAAAAAAGGCTTTCGTCGTACAACTTTCCGATTCTCTGATTACAGTATTTGCTCCTGTCGCAGAAACCGGAATTGAAAATGCTACCATTTCTGTAGAGACTGATTTTATGAACATAAACGCTCCATATATGTTTATTTACCAAAAACCGATTGTTAGCTCTTTAAGTCGACAAAGTGCTTGTGGTGGCGATACAATTACCATAGAAGGAAAATACATGCTATCAACAAATACGCTCTCGGTTATGTTCGGATCATATAAAGTTGAAAAATACCATTTTATTTCGGATACTTTACTCAAGGTGATTGTACCATTTTCTACAGGTATTGATAAGGTAGATATTTTAGTGCAAAATAATGGCCTGATTGGAAAAAGTAATAACCAGTTTAAATACCAGACACCTGTTATTTCAACTTTTTCGCCTAAAGAGGGACTAAGAGATGATGAAATAATCATAGAAGGCAGTGGTTTTGGACATGTACCAGAAAATATTTCTATCTATATAGACCAGACAAAAGTTACTATTTCAGAATTTTCTCCAACAAGAATTAAAGCAATAATTCCTAAGTTCAATCAAAATAAATTAGCTGATGTAAAAATTAAACGTGATGGTCTTACAATAATAGCCAGCGAAAAATTTAGATATATTGCACCTAAAATCGACGGTATCTATCCAACCTCAGGAAAAGCTGGTGATATTATAACCATTACCGGCAACTATTTTTCAAGTACTGCCAACAAACTTAAAGTCACTTGCTCTAATTACAATCTAAATATTATTAGTTGTTCAATAAATGAAATAAAAGTCACAATACCTAATACTATTCCCCGTATTGACGCTCCTATTCTTGTATCTGTTGATGGTAATGGTAGTTACTCTGATTCTAACTTTAAATTAATCACCCCATGGGCCAGGAAAGCAGGATTACCAGTATCGAGCTGTTCTTTTCAGGCGTCGTATTCAATAGATAATCAAGGTTATATTAGAACCAACAATAGCCTTCTTAAATACAATCCTCAATATAATTCATGGTCTGAAGCAGAAAAATATAATTATGTTAACAGAAGTCAGCCAACCTTTTTCCAGATAGCTGATAAGCTATACTACGGAGGCGGAGGAAATTTTACAGATTTCCATCGATCAACCGGAACACCAGTAAATTGGCTTAAAATTAATGATCTTCCGGATATTCATTCCAGCGGAACGTTTACATTTGTAATTGATAATAAAGCCTATAATTGCGGTGGAAATGTTGATCGTAGCTATACAAATACAGTAAGGATGTACGATCCTCATACAGATCAATGGATAAGAAAAACGGGATTTCCGTTTCATGCACGGTCAAATGCAATCGCTTTTTCCCATAATGGGAAAGGCTATGTAGGTTGCGGATCTTTTGGATTGGATCGATTCAATGATTTCTATGAATATGATCCTGTTAGTGATAACTGGACAGAAAAAAGACAATATCCCGGAGATCCCACACGAGGAGCTATTTCCTTTGTTATAAATGGACGCATATTTGCTGGTTTAGGGTTATCAGCGGCAAATAGTGGAACCCTTCCTGTTCGGGATATTTGGGAATACCATCCGGAATCAGACACTTGGACTCATTTTACTAAAATACCTAATTCAGGTGGTGAAGGTTTTTTTGTTTTTGTTATTAACAACAAAGCGTATATAGGAGGAGTGTATTATTCCACTGCTTATAAAGAACTATATGAATTCGATCCATCCATATAA
- a CDS encoding NUDIX hydrolase has product MSEIKKYCYEYPRPAVTTDSVIFGFDEGELKILLIERGLEPFKGQWALPGGFMQIDEDAETCALRELKEETGVCNAFMEQLYTFSKVDRDPRYRVISIAYYALVKLSDYKVEAGDDASKAQWFPLSEVPPLAFDHEHILQTAIERLKGKIRYQPIGFELLPEKFTIPDLQRLYEVTLQTKLDRRNFRKKFLCTGLLIDLSEQVKGVPHKGAKLYRFDKAKYEELTRKGFYFEI; this is encoded by the coding sequence ATGTCCGAAATAAAAAAATATTGTTATGAATACCCTCGTCCAGCTGTTACAACCGACAGTGTTATCTTCGGTTTTGATGAAGGGGAATTGAAGATTTTATTGATAGAAAGAGGTCTTGAACCTTTCAAAGGGCAATGGGCATTACCAGGCGGTTTCATGCAAATAGATGAAGACGCCGAAACCTGTGCGTTAAGGGAGTTGAAAGAAGAAACAGGTGTATGTAATGCTTTTATGGAGCAGTTGTACACCTTCTCGAAAGTAGACAGGGACCCACGTTATCGTGTAATAAGCATTGCTTATTATGCTTTGGTGAAACTTTCCGATTATAAAGTGGAAGCAGGCGACGATGCCAGCAAAGCGCAATGGTTTCCGCTTTCTGAAGTTCCGCCGCTTGCCTTTGACCACGAGCATATTCTGCAAACCGCTATTGAACGATTGAAAGGAAAAATCAGATATCAACCGATCGGGTTCGAGTTGTTGCCCGAAAAGTTTACTATCCCCGATCTACAACGTTTGTACGAAGTTACTCTGCAAACGAAACTTGATCGGCGGAACTTCAGGAAAAAGTTCCTATGCACAGGTTTACTGATCGACTTATCTGAACAGGTGAAAGGTGTTCCGCACAAAGGTGCCAAGCTATACCGATTCGATAAGGCGAAATACGAAGAATTGACCCGCAAGGGATTCTATTTTGAAATTTAA